A region of the Betaproteobacteria bacterium genome:
AGGTAAACGGGGTCGCACCAGAAGCATTCCCACGCGCATCAAAAAGGAGGTCAGGAATGTTCGACAGAATCGTGGTTCCCACCGATGGTTCCGAACTCGCCGAAAAGGCGGTCGACCGTGCCATCGAGTACTGCCGTCGCGTCGGCGCGAGCATGACGACGGTTTACGTGCGCCCGACGAACCCTATGGAAGAGGTGAAGACTCTGAATGACTACGGGACTTCCGTGATCCCGATCGTCACGCCGGAGGCGATAGAGCACGCGGAACGTCATGCTCGCGAGATGCTGCAA
Encoded here:
- a CDS encoding universal stress protein; translation: MFDRIVVPTDGSELAEKAVDRAIEYCRRVGASMTTVYVRPTNPMEEVKTLNDYGTSVIPIVTPEAIEHAERHAREMLQRVADRARDQGVECATAIVANDQPYRGIIELAEQQSGSLIFIASHGRGGMEALLLGSVTQKVLAHSKIPVLVFR